The following proteins are encoded in a genomic region of Primulina huaijiensis isolate GDHJ02 chromosome 3, ASM1229523v2, whole genome shotgun sequence:
- the LOC140972969 gene encoding uncharacterized protein isoform X3, with amino-acid sequence MADANIFQGAIFHEDAMADVNGIEAAEPNIQMNNGENASISVETKPKQTKFTPKPAVHRGFMARAKGIPALELYRLAQKKRQKLVLCGHSLGGAVAVLATLAILRIIAVSSKETERVQVKCITFSQPPVGNAALRDYVNGKGWQHFFKTYCIPEDLVPRILSPAYFHHYNAQNPSPASDAETSPSVPKSRENLEKPKAERVKEHEGEELVLGLGPVQTSFWRLSRLVPIEGFRSQLNKYMGRKVDAFEKFSVTDSNVTSSIDNIVTPPQSLEIEEGSDGISLRPFPEKNEGLSDGVNNGKSPGKNTSSGGDKRPWRSMPSLPSYIPFGQLYLLGHSSVESLSSSEYSKLTSVRSVIAEVRERFQSHSMRSYRSRFQRIYELYMNENTFSFLGREQELQFPHLQKWLGISVAGTVELGHIVESPIIRAATSLVPLGWNGIPSEKHGDPLKVDISGFGLHLCTLVQARVNGNWCSTTVESFPSPPEYSLHHELQPEMQKIRIRVGAPLRRPPKQQLLGDGLMPVFPSIDPTRVDLKFNQNMSEEMDEKSIHPDGLSDFVVFCTTDFSTAVKEVHVRTRRVQLIGLEGAGKTSLLKSILDQGRTTNHTSLETFNTDVDVREGVAGGLWYSDSAGLNLQNLNMEASRFRDELWKGIRDLSKKIDLVVLVHNLSHRVPRYGSSASQPPALSVLLDEAKSLGVPWVLAITNKFSVSAHQQKEAINTVVRAYQASPSSTMVINSCPYVMPGAVSLSWNAVNSDATDRKSGKETLIFAPLNLVRRPFQKKPAVLPIEGVTALCQIVHQVLRTKEEADFQELARDRIFLEFARERGVSGAADRDALAKSNSLSAAAVGASVGAGVGIILAVVMGAASALRKP; translated from the exons ATGGCTGATGCAAATATATTTCAAGGTGCTATATTCCATGAAGATGCCATGGCAGATGTAAATGGTATTGAAGCTGCAGAACCTAACATTCAAATGAATAATGGGGAGAATGCCTCGATTTCTGTTGAGACAAAGCCCAAACAAACAAAGTTTACTCCTAAGCCTGCTGTTCACAGG GGATTCATGGCACGTGCTAAAGGAATACCAGCATTAGAGTTATACAGGCTAGCACAGAAGAAAAGACAAAAGCTTGTGTTATGTGGGCATTCACTTGGTGGAGCG GTAGCAGTTTTAGCCACCCTCGCAATTTTGAGGATTATTGCTGTTTCATCAAAAGAAACTGAAAGGGTCCAGGTGAAGTGCATCACATTCTCACAACCCCCAGTTGGAAATGCTGCCCTAAGAGA TTACGTGAATGGAAAAGGGTGGcagcatttttttaaaacctatTGTATTCCAGAAGATTTAGTGCCTCGAATATTGTCTCCTGCATATTTTCATCACTATAACGCACAAAATCCATCGCCAGCCTCTGATGCTGAAACTTCACCATCTGTGCCAAAGTCTAGGGAAAATTTGGAGAAGCCGAAGGCAGAAAGGGTGAAGGAACATGAAGGGGAGGAGTTGGTTTTAGGTTTAGGTCCTGTCCAAACTTCTTTTTGGAGGCTTTCAAGACTTGTTCCGATAGAAGGTTTTAGAAGTCAGCTAAATAAATATATGGGGAGAAAAGTTGATGCATTTGAGAAATTTTCTGTTACCGATTCCAATGTAACATCATCAATTGACAACATAGTTACTCCTCCACAGTCTCTTGAGATTGAAGAGGGTTCAGATGGCATTTCTCTGCGGCCTTTCCCCGAAAAAAATGAAGGGTTATCTGATGGAGTGAATAATGGGAAATCACCTGGAAAGAATACTAGTAGTGGTGGGGACAAGAGGCCATGGCGCAGTATGCCTTCCTTACCTTCATACATTCCTTTTGGGCAA CTGTATCTTCTGGGACATTCATCTGTTGAGTCGCTATCCAGTTCGGAATACTCAAAACTGACATCG GTCAGATCTGTGATTGCTGAAGTCAGGGAGCGCTTCCAATCACACTCAATGAGGTCATACAGGTCCCGGTTTCAAAG AATCTATGAACTCTACATGAATGaaaatacattttcattttTGGGGAGGGAGCAGGAGCTACAATTCCCACATTTACAAAAATGGTTAGGAATTTCAGTTGCTGGTACAGTTGAACTTGGGCATATCGTGGAATCCCCAATAATTCGTGCTGCTACGTCCTTGGTTCCGCTAGGATGGAATGGTATTCCTTCTGAGAAGCATGGAGACCCTCTAAAAGTTGATATTTCTGGTTTTGGATTACATCTTTGTACATTGGTTCAAGCCCGAGTGAATGGAAACTG GTGCTCAACTACAGTGGAATCTTTTCCTTCTCCACCAGAGTACTCTCTGCATCATGAATTGCAGCCAGAGATGCAAAAGATTCGGATACGAGTTGGAGCTCCATTGAGACGACCACCTAAACAACAATTATTGGGGGATGGATTGATGCCTGTATTTCCTTCAATTGATCCAACTCGTGTTGATCTAAAGTTTAATCAGAATATGTCTGAAGAAATGGATGAAAAATCCATCCATCCAGATGGACTTAgtgattttgttgtattttgTACTACTGATTTTTCAACTGCTGTCAAAGAGGTTCATGTTAGAACCCGCAGGGTGCAACTAATTGGCCTTGAG GGTGCAGGTAAGACCTCTCTTCTTAAGTCAATCTTAGATCAGGGCAGAACTACAAACCATACAAGTCTAGAAACGTTTAATACAGACGTGGATGTTCGAGAAGGTGTTGCTGGTGGTTTGTGGTATTCAGATTCTGCAGGACTAAATTTACAG AATTTAAATATGGAGGCCTCCCGTTTCAGGGATGAATTGTGGAAGGGAATTCGTGACCTCAGTAAGAAAATAGATTTGGTTGTTCTTGTACATAACTTGTCCCACCGAGTGCCTCGATATGGATCAAGTGCATCACAACCACCAGCTCTGTCTGTACTCCTAGATGAGGCAAAATCTCTTGGTGTTCCTTGGGTCCTTGCTATAACAAACAAATTTTCTGTTAGTGCACACCAGCAAAAGGAAGCTATTAATACTGTTGTTCGGGCATATCAAGCGTCTCCTAGCTCAACCATGGTGATCAATTCATGTCCATATGTTATGCCCGGTGCTGTTTCTCTCTCATGGAATGCTGTTAACAGCGATGCCACTGATAGGAAATCTGGTAAAGAAACACTCATTTTTGCTCCGTTAAATCTTGTCCGGAGGCCTTTCCAAAAGAAACCGGCAGTTCTCCCTATAGAAGGTGTTACCGCTCTCTGTCAAATTGTTCATCAAGTGCTCCGCACTAAGGAGGAAGCAGATTTTCAG GAGCTAGCTAGAGATCGTATTTTCTTGGAATTCGCAAGGGAGCGTGGAGTTTCTGGCGCTGCAGATCGAGATGCCCTGGCTAAATCCAATTCTTTGTCAGCAGCAGCAGTTGGTGCCTCTGTTGGGGCGGGTGTGGGAATCATATTGGCAGTTGTAATGGGAGCAGCTTCGGCCTTGAGGAAACCCTGA
- the LOC140972969 gene encoding uncharacterized protein isoform X2 produces MLSLNHSRRPAAEVVRAVNKFKADFGGQLVSLEHVQPSSDHVLHRYLLAEAGDTLFASFIGTKQYKDVMADANIFQGAIFHEDAMADVNGIEAAEPNIQMNNGENASISVETKPKQTKFTPKPAVHRGFMARAKGIPALELYRLAQKKRQKLVLCGHSLGGAVAVLATLAILRIIAVSSKETERVQVKCITFSQPPVGNAALRDYVNGKGWQHFFKTYCIPEDLVPRILSPAYFHHYNAQNPSPASDAETSPSVPKSRENLEKPKAERVKEHEGEELVLGLGPVQTSFWRLSRLVPIEGFRSQLNKYMGRKVDAFEKFSVTDSNVTSSIDNIVTPPQSLEIEEGSDGISLRPFPEKNEGLSDGVNNGKSPGKNTSSGGDKRPWRSMPSLPSYIPFGQLYLLGHSSVESLSSSEYSKLTSVRSVIAEVRERFQSHSMRSYRSRFQRIYELYMNENTFSFLGREQELQFPHLQKWLGISVAGTVELGHIVESPIIRAATSLVPLGWNGIPSEKHGDPLKVDISGFGLHLCTLVQARVNGNWCSTTVESFPSPPEYSLHHELQPEMQKIRIRVGAPLRRPPKQQLLGDGLMPVFPSIDPTRVDLKFNQNMSEEMDEKSIHPDGLSDFVVFCTTDFSTAVKEVHVRTRRVQLIGLEGAGKTSLLKSILDQGRTTNHTSLETFNTDVDVREGVAGGLWYSDSAGLNLQNLNMEASRFRDELWKGIRDLSKKIDLVVLVHNLSHRVPRYGSSASQPPALSVLLDEAKSLGVPWVLAITNKFSVSAHQQKEAINTVVRAYQASPSSTMVINSCPYVMPGAVSLSWNAVNSDATDRKSGKETLIFAPLNLVRRPFQKKPAVLPIEGVTALCQIVHQVLRTKEEADFQELARDRIFLEFARERGVSGAADRDALAKSNSLSAAAVGASVGAGVGIILAVVMGAASALRKP; encoded by the exons ATGCTGTCTTTGAATCATTCAAGG AGACCTGCAGCTGAAGTGGTTCGAGCAGTGAATAAATTCAAGGCCGACTTTGGGGGGCAATTAGTTTCTTTAGAGCACGTGCAACCATCTTCTGATCACGTTCTTCACAG GTATCTATTAGCTGAGGCAGGGGACACATTATTTGCTTCCTTCATTGGAACCAAGCAGTACAA GGATGTCATGGCTGATGCAAATATATTTCAAGGTGCTATATTCCATGAAGATGCCATGGCAGATGTAAATGGTATTGAAGCTGCAGAACCTAACATTCAAATGAATAATGGGGAGAATGCCTCGATTTCTGTTGAGACAAAGCCCAAACAAACAAAGTTTACTCCTAAGCCTGCTGTTCACAGG GGATTCATGGCACGTGCTAAAGGAATACCAGCATTAGAGTTATACAGGCTAGCACAGAAGAAAAGACAAAAGCTTGTGTTATGTGGGCATTCACTTGGTGGAGCG GTAGCAGTTTTAGCCACCCTCGCAATTTTGAGGATTATTGCTGTTTCATCAAAAGAAACTGAAAGGGTCCAGGTGAAGTGCATCACATTCTCACAACCCCCAGTTGGAAATGCTGCCCTAAGAGA TTACGTGAATGGAAAAGGGTGGcagcatttttttaaaacctatTGTATTCCAGAAGATTTAGTGCCTCGAATATTGTCTCCTGCATATTTTCATCACTATAACGCACAAAATCCATCGCCAGCCTCTGATGCTGAAACTTCACCATCTGTGCCAAAGTCTAGGGAAAATTTGGAGAAGCCGAAGGCAGAAAGGGTGAAGGAACATGAAGGGGAGGAGTTGGTTTTAGGTTTAGGTCCTGTCCAAACTTCTTTTTGGAGGCTTTCAAGACTTGTTCCGATAGAAGGTTTTAGAAGTCAGCTAAATAAATATATGGGGAGAAAAGTTGATGCATTTGAGAAATTTTCTGTTACCGATTCCAATGTAACATCATCAATTGACAACATAGTTACTCCTCCACAGTCTCTTGAGATTGAAGAGGGTTCAGATGGCATTTCTCTGCGGCCTTTCCCCGAAAAAAATGAAGGGTTATCTGATGGAGTGAATAATGGGAAATCACCTGGAAAGAATACTAGTAGTGGTGGGGACAAGAGGCCATGGCGCAGTATGCCTTCCTTACCTTCATACATTCCTTTTGGGCAA CTGTATCTTCTGGGACATTCATCTGTTGAGTCGCTATCCAGTTCGGAATACTCAAAACTGACATCG GTCAGATCTGTGATTGCTGAAGTCAGGGAGCGCTTCCAATCACACTCAATGAGGTCATACAGGTCCCGGTTTCAAAG AATCTATGAACTCTACATGAATGaaaatacattttcattttTGGGGAGGGAGCAGGAGCTACAATTCCCACATTTACAAAAATGGTTAGGAATTTCAGTTGCTGGTACAGTTGAACTTGGGCATATCGTGGAATCCCCAATAATTCGTGCTGCTACGTCCTTGGTTCCGCTAGGATGGAATGGTATTCCTTCTGAGAAGCATGGAGACCCTCTAAAAGTTGATATTTCTGGTTTTGGATTACATCTTTGTACATTGGTTCAAGCCCGAGTGAATGGAAACTG GTGCTCAACTACAGTGGAATCTTTTCCTTCTCCACCAGAGTACTCTCTGCATCATGAATTGCAGCCAGAGATGCAAAAGATTCGGATACGAGTTGGAGCTCCATTGAGACGACCACCTAAACAACAATTATTGGGGGATGGATTGATGCCTGTATTTCCTTCAATTGATCCAACTCGTGTTGATCTAAAGTTTAATCAGAATATGTCTGAAGAAATGGATGAAAAATCCATCCATCCAGATGGACTTAgtgattttgttgtattttgTACTACTGATTTTTCAACTGCTGTCAAAGAGGTTCATGTTAGAACCCGCAGGGTGCAACTAATTGGCCTTGAG GGTGCAGGTAAGACCTCTCTTCTTAAGTCAATCTTAGATCAGGGCAGAACTACAAACCATACAAGTCTAGAAACGTTTAATACAGACGTGGATGTTCGAGAAGGTGTTGCTGGTGGTTTGTGGTATTCAGATTCTGCAGGACTAAATTTACAG AATTTAAATATGGAGGCCTCCCGTTTCAGGGATGAATTGTGGAAGGGAATTCGTGACCTCAGTAAGAAAATAGATTTGGTTGTTCTTGTACATAACTTGTCCCACCGAGTGCCTCGATATGGATCAAGTGCATCACAACCACCAGCTCTGTCTGTACTCCTAGATGAGGCAAAATCTCTTGGTGTTCCTTGGGTCCTTGCTATAACAAACAAATTTTCTGTTAGTGCACACCAGCAAAAGGAAGCTATTAATACTGTTGTTCGGGCATATCAAGCGTCTCCTAGCTCAACCATGGTGATCAATTCATGTCCATATGTTATGCCCGGTGCTGTTTCTCTCTCATGGAATGCTGTTAACAGCGATGCCACTGATAGGAAATCTGGTAAAGAAACACTCATTTTTGCTCCGTTAAATCTTGTCCGGAGGCCTTTCCAAAAGAAACCGGCAGTTCTCCCTATAGAAGGTGTTACCGCTCTCTGTCAAATTGTTCATCAAGTGCTCCGCACTAAGGAGGAAGCAGATTTTCAG GAGCTAGCTAGAGATCGTATTTTCTTGGAATTCGCAAGGGAGCGTGGAGTTTCTGGCGCTGCAGATCGAGATGCCCTGGCTAAATCCAATTCTTTGTCAGCAGCAGCAGTTGGTGCCTCTGTTGGGGCGGGTGTGGGAATCATATTGGCAGTTGTAATGGGAGCAGCTTCGGCCTTGAGGAAACCCTGA
- the LOC140972969 gene encoding uncharacterized protein isoform X1 has translation MDAIQRVETWIRDQRAKILRVNWPPPWRVAVKWPWANGRPEQKKKIQEELERGKKQLLDLCRAVKADSLSDLQEILCCMVLSECVYKRPAAEVVRAVNKFKADFGGQLVSLEHVQPSSDHVLHRYLLAEAGDTLFASFIGTKQYKDVMADANIFQGAIFHEDAMADVNGIEAAEPNIQMNNGENASISVETKPKQTKFTPKPAVHRGFMARAKGIPALELYRLAQKKRQKLVLCGHSLGGAVAVLATLAILRIIAVSSKETERVQVKCITFSQPPVGNAALRDYVNGKGWQHFFKTYCIPEDLVPRILSPAYFHHYNAQNPSPASDAETSPSVPKSRENLEKPKAERVKEHEGEELVLGLGPVQTSFWRLSRLVPIEGFRSQLNKYMGRKVDAFEKFSVTDSNVTSSIDNIVTPPQSLEIEEGSDGISLRPFPEKNEGLSDGVNNGKSPGKNTSSGGDKRPWRSMPSLPSYIPFGQLYLLGHSSVESLSSSEYSKLTSVRSVIAEVRERFQSHSMRSYRSRFQRIYELYMNENTFSFLGREQELQFPHLQKWLGISVAGTVELGHIVESPIIRAATSLVPLGWNGIPSEKHGDPLKVDISGFGLHLCTLVQARVNGNWCSTTVESFPSPPEYSLHHELQPEMQKIRIRVGAPLRRPPKQQLLGDGLMPVFPSIDPTRVDLKFNQNMSEEMDEKSIHPDGLSDFVVFCTTDFSTAVKEVHVRTRRVQLIGLEGAGKTSLLKSILDQGRTTNHTSLETFNTDVDVREGVAGGLWYSDSAGLNLQNLNMEASRFRDELWKGIRDLSKKIDLVVLVHNLSHRVPRYGSSASQPPALSVLLDEAKSLGVPWVLAITNKFSVSAHQQKEAINTVVRAYQASPSSTMVINSCPYVMPGAVSLSWNAVNSDATDRKSGKETLIFAPLNLVRRPFQKKPAVLPIEGVTALCQIVHQVLRTKEEADFQELARDRIFLEFARERGVSGAADRDALAKSNSLSAAAVGASVGAGVGIILAVVMGAASALRKP, from the exons atggatgcaattcaGAGAGTGGAGACATGGATTCGAGATCAGCGGGCCAAGATTTTGAGAGTGAACTGGCCTCCGCCTTGGAGGGTGGCGGTGAAGTGGCCATGGGCCAATGGCCGACCCGAACAGAAAAAGAAGATTCAGGAAGAGTTGGAGCGCGGTAAGAAGCAATTGCTGGATTTATGCCGCGCTGTTAAAGCGGATTCGCTTTCAGATTTGCAGGAAATTCTCTGCTGCATGGTCCTCTCGGAGTGTGTATACAAG AGACCTGCAGCTGAAGTGGTTCGAGCAGTGAATAAATTCAAGGCCGACTTTGGGGGGCAATTAGTTTCTTTAGAGCACGTGCAACCATCTTCTGATCACGTTCTTCACAG GTATCTATTAGCTGAGGCAGGGGACACATTATTTGCTTCCTTCATTGGAACCAAGCAGTACAA GGATGTCATGGCTGATGCAAATATATTTCAAGGTGCTATATTCCATGAAGATGCCATGGCAGATGTAAATGGTATTGAAGCTGCAGAACCTAACATTCAAATGAATAATGGGGAGAATGCCTCGATTTCTGTTGAGACAAAGCCCAAACAAACAAAGTTTACTCCTAAGCCTGCTGTTCACAGG GGATTCATGGCACGTGCTAAAGGAATACCAGCATTAGAGTTATACAGGCTAGCACAGAAGAAAAGACAAAAGCTTGTGTTATGTGGGCATTCACTTGGTGGAGCG GTAGCAGTTTTAGCCACCCTCGCAATTTTGAGGATTATTGCTGTTTCATCAAAAGAAACTGAAAGGGTCCAGGTGAAGTGCATCACATTCTCACAACCCCCAGTTGGAAATGCTGCCCTAAGAGA TTACGTGAATGGAAAAGGGTGGcagcatttttttaaaacctatTGTATTCCAGAAGATTTAGTGCCTCGAATATTGTCTCCTGCATATTTTCATCACTATAACGCACAAAATCCATCGCCAGCCTCTGATGCTGAAACTTCACCATCTGTGCCAAAGTCTAGGGAAAATTTGGAGAAGCCGAAGGCAGAAAGGGTGAAGGAACATGAAGGGGAGGAGTTGGTTTTAGGTTTAGGTCCTGTCCAAACTTCTTTTTGGAGGCTTTCAAGACTTGTTCCGATAGAAGGTTTTAGAAGTCAGCTAAATAAATATATGGGGAGAAAAGTTGATGCATTTGAGAAATTTTCTGTTACCGATTCCAATGTAACATCATCAATTGACAACATAGTTACTCCTCCACAGTCTCTTGAGATTGAAGAGGGTTCAGATGGCATTTCTCTGCGGCCTTTCCCCGAAAAAAATGAAGGGTTATCTGATGGAGTGAATAATGGGAAATCACCTGGAAAGAATACTAGTAGTGGTGGGGACAAGAGGCCATGGCGCAGTATGCCTTCCTTACCTTCATACATTCCTTTTGGGCAA CTGTATCTTCTGGGACATTCATCTGTTGAGTCGCTATCCAGTTCGGAATACTCAAAACTGACATCG GTCAGATCTGTGATTGCTGAAGTCAGGGAGCGCTTCCAATCACACTCAATGAGGTCATACAGGTCCCGGTTTCAAAG AATCTATGAACTCTACATGAATGaaaatacattttcattttTGGGGAGGGAGCAGGAGCTACAATTCCCACATTTACAAAAATGGTTAGGAATTTCAGTTGCTGGTACAGTTGAACTTGGGCATATCGTGGAATCCCCAATAATTCGTGCTGCTACGTCCTTGGTTCCGCTAGGATGGAATGGTATTCCTTCTGAGAAGCATGGAGACCCTCTAAAAGTTGATATTTCTGGTTTTGGATTACATCTTTGTACATTGGTTCAAGCCCGAGTGAATGGAAACTG GTGCTCAACTACAGTGGAATCTTTTCCTTCTCCACCAGAGTACTCTCTGCATCATGAATTGCAGCCAGAGATGCAAAAGATTCGGATACGAGTTGGAGCTCCATTGAGACGACCACCTAAACAACAATTATTGGGGGATGGATTGATGCCTGTATTTCCTTCAATTGATCCAACTCGTGTTGATCTAAAGTTTAATCAGAATATGTCTGAAGAAATGGATGAAAAATCCATCCATCCAGATGGACTTAgtgattttgttgtattttgTACTACTGATTTTTCAACTGCTGTCAAAGAGGTTCATGTTAGAACCCGCAGGGTGCAACTAATTGGCCTTGAG GGTGCAGGTAAGACCTCTCTTCTTAAGTCAATCTTAGATCAGGGCAGAACTACAAACCATACAAGTCTAGAAACGTTTAATACAGACGTGGATGTTCGAGAAGGTGTTGCTGGTGGTTTGTGGTATTCAGATTCTGCAGGACTAAATTTACAG AATTTAAATATGGAGGCCTCCCGTTTCAGGGATGAATTGTGGAAGGGAATTCGTGACCTCAGTAAGAAAATAGATTTGGTTGTTCTTGTACATAACTTGTCCCACCGAGTGCCTCGATATGGATCAAGTGCATCACAACCACCAGCTCTGTCTGTACTCCTAGATGAGGCAAAATCTCTTGGTGTTCCTTGGGTCCTTGCTATAACAAACAAATTTTCTGTTAGTGCACACCAGCAAAAGGAAGCTATTAATACTGTTGTTCGGGCATATCAAGCGTCTCCTAGCTCAACCATGGTGATCAATTCATGTCCATATGTTATGCCCGGTGCTGTTTCTCTCTCATGGAATGCTGTTAACAGCGATGCCACTGATAGGAAATCTGGTAAAGAAACACTCATTTTTGCTCCGTTAAATCTTGTCCGGAGGCCTTTCCAAAAGAAACCGGCAGTTCTCCCTATAGAAGGTGTTACCGCTCTCTGTCAAATTGTTCATCAAGTGCTCCGCACTAAGGAGGAAGCAGATTTTCAG GAGCTAGCTAGAGATCGTATTTTCTTGGAATTCGCAAGGGAGCGTGGAGTTTCTGGCGCTGCAGATCGAGATGCCCTGGCTAAATCCAATTCTTTGTCAGCAGCAGCAGTTGGTGCCTCTGTTGGGGCGGGTGTGGGAATCATATTGGCAGTTGTAATGGGAGCAGCTTCGGCCTTGAGGAAACCCTGA